From Phaeobacter sp. A36a-5a, the proteins below share one genomic window:
- the xdhB gene encoding xanthine dehydrogenase molybdopterin binding subunit, with product MAVAKPLPHDAARLHVTGQARYVDDIPTPRDTLHLAFGLSTVAHGDITALELDAVRQSNGVVAVLTAKDLPFDNDVSPSAHDEPLLAKGSVHYIGQPVFLVVATSHRAARVAARKGQVSYAERPALLTLEDALAADSRFEDGPRIYSKGDAGSAISAAAHVVEDTFDIGGQEHFYLEGQAALAQPQEDGGMLVNSSTQHPTEIQHKVAEAIGLPMHSVRVETRRMGGGFGGKESQGNALAVACAIAARATGRTCKMRYDRDDDMTITGKRHAFRISYRAGFDAEGRILGVEFTHLVDCGWAQDLSLPVADRAMLHSDNAYAIPAIRIESHRLKTNRQSATAYRGFGGPQGMVGIERVMDHAAHKLGLDPVDLRMKNYYDAPQTAGDGGAAPRPAASPRDISGQKISGQKTDNTTPYGMEVTDFELHGMTRQLLESADYAARKAEIAKWNAGNERLKRGIAFSPVKFGISFTLTHLNQAGALVHVYQDGSVHLNHGGTEMGQGLFQKVAQVAASRFGIGLEKVKITATDTAKVPNTSATAASSGTDLNGMAVKAACDSIRDRMADHLAERYQVTAAEVVFADDEVRIGAEALPFARAAQICYEGRISLSATGFYKTPKLEWDRIQGKGRPFFYFAYGAAITEVVVDRLTGENRILRADVLHDAGASLNPALDIGQVEGAYVQGAGWLTTEELVWDQTGNLRTHAPSTYKIPACSDRPDVFNVALWDGENREDSIYRSKAVGEPPFMLGISAWLALGDAVGHFAPAYPALNAPATAEEIWRAMRRIAPGA from the coding sequence ATGGCTGTTGCAAAACCCCTCCCCCATGATGCGGCACGGCTACATGTGACCGGTCAGGCGCGCTATGTCGATGACATCCCGACCCCGCGCGACACCCTGCATCTGGCCTTTGGCCTTTCGACCGTGGCCCATGGTGACATCACCGCACTGGAGCTGGACGCCGTGCGCCAGAGCAATGGCGTGGTTGCCGTGCTGACGGCAAAAGATCTGCCGTTTGACAATGACGTCTCGCCGTCTGCCCATGACGAGCCGCTGCTGGCCAAGGGGTCTGTCCACTATATCGGCCAGCCGGTGTTTCTGGTGGTGGCAACCTCCCATCGTGCTGCGCGGGTGGCCGCGCGCAAAGGTCAGGTCAGCTACGCCGAACGCCCGGCCCTCCTGACGCTGGAGGATGCGCTGGCCGCCGACAGCCGGTTTGAAGACGGCCCACGCATCTACAGCAAAGGCGACGCAGGCAGCGCCATCTCCGCCGCCGCCCATGTGGTCGAAGATACGTTCGACATTGGCGGGCAGGAGCATTTCTACCTCGAAGGTCAGGCCGCCCTCGCCCAGCCGCAGGAAGATGGCGGCATGCTGGTCAACTCCTCGACCCAGCACCCGACCGAGATCCAGCACAAGGTGGCCGAGGCCATCGGCCTGCCGATGCACAGCGTGCGGGTTGAGACCCGGCGCATGGGTGGCGGCTTTGGTGGCAAGGAAAGTCAGGGCAACGCGCTGGCCGTCGCCTGCGCCATCGCCGCACGCGCCACCGGTCGGACCTGCAAGATGCGCTATGACCGCGACGACGACATGACCATCACCGGCAAGCGTCACGCCTTTCGCATTTCCTACCGCGCGGGCTTTGACGCCGAGGGGCGCATTCTGGGGGTTGAGTTCACCCATCTGGTCGATTGCGGCTGGGCACAGGACCTGTCGCTGCCGGTGGCCGACCGCGCCATGCTGCACAGCGACAACGCCTATGCGATCCCCGCGATCCGCATCGAAAGCCACCGGCTGAAGACCAACCGGCAGAGCGCCACCGCCTATCGCGGCTTTGGCGGTCCGCAGGGGATGGTCGGGATCGAGCGGGTGATGGATCACGCGGCCCATAAGCTGGGGCTGGATCCGGTCGATCTGCGCATGAAGAACTATTACGATGCCCCCCAAACGGCGGGCGACGGGGGCGCTGCCCCCCGGCCTGCGGCCTCCCCCCGGGATATTTCCGGCCAGAAGATATCCGGCCAGAAGACGGACAATACCACGCCCTACGGGATGGAGGTCACCGATTTCGAGCTGCACGGGATGACCCGGCAGCTGCTGGAGAGCGCGGATTATGCCGCGCGCAAGGCCGAGATCGCCAAATGGAACGCCGGGAATGAGCGGCTCAAGCGCGGGATTGCGTTTTCTCCGGTCAAATTCGGCATTTCCTTCACCCTCACCCATCTCAATCAGGCGGGTGCGCTGGTGCATGTCTATCAGGACGGCTCGGTCCATCTGAACCATGGTGGCACCGAGATGGGGCAAGGCCTGTTCCAGAAGGTGGCACAGGTGGCCGCCAGCCGTTTTGGCATCGGGCTGGAAAAGGTGAAGATCACCGCCACCGACACGGCCAAAGTGCCCAATACCTCGGCCACCGCCGCCTCCTCCGGCACCGATCTGAACGGGATGGCGGTAAAGGCCGCCTGCGACAGCATTCGCGACCGTATGGCCGATCATCTGGCCGAGCGCTATCAGGTCACCGCAGCGGAGGTGGTGTTTGCCGATGATGAGGTGCGGATCGGCGCCGAGGCCCTGCCCTTCGCCCGTGCAGCACAGATCTGCTATGAGGGGCGTATCAGCCTGTCGGCCACCGGGTTCTACAAAACGCCGAAACTGGAATGGGACCGCATTCAGGGCAAGGGGCGGCCGTTTTTCTACTTTGCCTATGGCGCTGCGATCACCGAAGTTGTCGTCGACCGCCTGACCGGCGAAAACCGCATTCTGCGCGCCGACGTGCTGCATGATGCCGGCGCCTCGCTGAACCCGGCGCTGGATATCGGCCAGGTCGAAGGCGCCTATGTGCAGGGTGCAGGCTGGCTCACCACAGAGGAACTGGTCTGGGATCAGACCGGCAATCTGCGCACCCATGCGCCCTCCACCTACAAGATCCCCGCCTGTTCGGATCGGCCCGATGTGTTCAATGTGGCTCTTTGGGACGGCGAGAACCGCGAGGACAGCATCTATCGCTCCAAAGCGGTGGGAGAGCCGCCCTTTATGCTGGGGATTTCCGCCTGGCTGGCGCTTGGTGATGCGGTCGGGCACTTCGCGCCCGCCTATCCTGCGCTCAATGCCCCCGCCACGGCGGAGGAGATCTGGCGCGCGATGCGTCGCATCGCGCCGGGGGCCTGA
- the xdhA gene encoding xanthine dehydrogenase small subunit, whose translation MTITFRLNGEEVALTEVSPTATLLDWLREERGLTGTKEGCNEGDCGACTVMVTDAKGAKPLNACILFLPQLHGKSIRTVEGAAGPDGQLHPVQEAMITHHGSQCGFCTPGFIMSMVTAHKNGASDHDDQLAGNLCRCTGYAPIIRAAEAASAEPVPDWIHGEDAISLPDTGGDATSLRPTSADQLAAAYAARPDATLIAGATDVGLWVTKQLRDLSDVIFLDGCDDLKGISEQPDGSLRIGAMVDMNQLRSALAARHPSYGEMLRRFASQQVRAAATIGGNIANGSPIGDNPPALIALGATLELRKGDSRRSLPLEDFFIDYGKQDRQPGEFVEAITLPACPKGQTDGLRVYKLSKRFDQDISAVLGAFNLTVDAGRITAARIAFGGMAGVPKRASHVEAALIGQDLSAATLATARGEFARDFTPMNDMRASADYRLEAAANMLARYFDDLGQTSAPTHVLEVK comes from the coding sequence ATGACAATCACCTTTCGGCTGAACGGTGAAGAGGTCGCGCTGACGGAGGTTTCTCCGACGGCGACGCTGCTGGACTGGCTGCGCGAAGAGCGCGGGCTGACCGGCACCAAAGAAGGCTGCAACGAGGGCGACTGCGGCGCCTGCACCGTGATGGTGACCGACGCCAAAGGCGCCAAACCGCTCAATGCCTGCATCCTGTTCCTGCCGCAGCTGCACGGCAAATCCATCCGCACCGTCGAAGGCGCGGCCGGCCCCGATGGCCAGCTGCATCCGGTGCAGGAGGCGATGATCACCCACCACGGCAGCCAATGCGGTTTCTGCACGCCGGGGTTCATCATGTCGATGGTGACCGCCCACAAAAATGGCGCCTCGGATCACGACGACCAGCTGGCAGGCAATCTCTGCCGCTGCACCGGCTATGCGCCGATCATCCGCGCCGCCGAGGCCGCCAGCGCCGAACCCGTCCCCGACTGGATCCACGGCGAAGATGCCATCAGCCTGCCTGACACAGGCGGCGATGCCACGTCTCTGCGCCCCACCTCCGCCGACCAGCTGGCCGCCGCCTATGCTGCCCGCCCGGACGCGACGCTGATTGCAGGCGCCACGGATGTCGGTCTCTGGGTGACCAAACAGCTGCGCGATCTGTCGGATGTGATTTTCCTCGATGGCTGCGATGACCTGAAAGGTATCTCCGAACAGCCCGACGGCAGCCTGCGTATCGGTGCGATGGTGGATATGAACCAGCTGCGCAGCGCCCTCGCCGCGCGGCATCCGTCTTATGGCGAAATGCTGCGCCGCTTTGCCAGCCAGCAGGTGCGCGCCGCCGCCACCATCGGCGGCAATATCGCCAATGGCTCCCCCATCGGGGACAATCCGCCTGCGCTGATCGCACTTGGTGCAACGCTGGAGCTGCGCAAGGGCGACAGCCGCCGCAGCCTGCCGCTTGAGGATTTCTTCATCGACTATGGCAAGCAGGACCGCCAGCCCGGTGAATTTGTCGAGGCGATCACCCTGCCCGCATGCCCGAAGGGGCAGACCGATGGCTTGCGCGTCTACAAGCTCTCCAAACGGTTCGATCAGGATATCTCCGCCGTTCTGGGGGCCTTTAACCTGACGGTCGACGCCGGCCGGATCACCGCCGCGCGCATCGCCTTTGGCGGCATGGCGGGCGTGCCCAAACGCGCCAGCCACGTGGAGGCCGCCCTGATTGGTCAAGACCTGTCGGCCGCAACACTCGCCACCGCGCGGGGCGAATTTGCCCGCGACTTCACCCCGATGAACGATATGCGCGCCTCTGCCGATTACCGGCTGGAGGCTGCGGCAAATATGCTCGCACGCTACTTTGACGATCTGGGCCAGACAAGCGCACCCACACATGTGCTGGAGGTGAAGTGA
- the dnaE gene encoding DNA polymerase III subunit alpha yields MTSSPRFIHLRTHTEYSLLEGALRLKKLPDLCKKHEMPAIAVTDSNNLFSALEFSVSASGAGVQPIIGCQVDLRSAEPAPGERPKPPAPLVLLAQSETGYEHLMKLNSCLYLRQGSELPHVTLEELAQYAGDVICLSGGPDGPVGRLLQQGQRPAAEALMQRLKAIFPDRLYVELQRHPGEHGQPEAEQLTERGHIEMAYAMDLPLVATNDVYFPNTEMYEAHDAMICIAEGAYVDQVEPRRRLTAQHYFKSQEEMVALFADLPEALENTVEIAKRCAFMAYRRDPILPKFADDEVAELRRIANEGLQKRLAVIPHAVSVEEYQERLDFELGIIEGMGFPGYFLIVADFIQWAKDHDIPVGPGRGSGAGSLVAYALTITDLDPLRYSLLFERFLNPERVSMPDFDIDFCMDRREEVIKYVQEKYGRDKVGQIITFGALLSKAAVRDMGRVLQMPYGQVDRLSKLIPVEGVKPMSIVDSLREEPRLREEAENEEVVDRLLKYGMQVEGLLRSAGTHAAGVVIGDRPLDALVPLYRDPRSDMPATQFNMKWVEQAGLVKFDFLGLKTLTVIQNAMDLIFQSGRDLHVAADGTQLYDPPEGAENQINAIPLDDAVTYDLYSRAKTVAVFQVESTGMMDALKRMKPTCIEDIVALVALYRPGPMENIPVYCEVKNGLRKIQSVHPLIDHILEETQGIIVYQEQVMQIAQVMANYTLGGADLLRRAMGKKIKEAMDAERPKFEKGAAENGVPAKKASEVFDLLEKFANYGFNKSHAAAYAVVSYQTGWLKANHPVEFMAGVMNCDIHLTDKLAIYFEEVKKGLSLPYVPPCVNRSEATFNVVKGELVYALGALKNVGVEAMRLVTTARRESGQDKPFATLFDFARRVDLKKVGKRPLEMLARAGGFDQLDSNRRRVFESLGALVDYSAAVHDQRNSSQVSLFGEAGEDLPEPRLPNVPDWLPAERLSEEFKAIGFYLSGHPLDDYMPALKRKDVMTLDEVTAKAERGPFMAKMAGVVAGRQERKSARGNRFAFAQLSDTSGGYEVTLFSEVLEKSREYLETGAKVVITAEATMESDQLKLLVRSVGPVDAAIADAGRSSLRVYISQASAVATVAQVLEDAKKAARNASRGEVYMYLQDPGLPGDVEMDLGQPFPINPQIKGALKSLDGVMDVEEI; encoded by the coding sequence ATGACAAGCTCTCCCCGATTCATTCACCTGCGCACCCATACCGAATATTCGCTTTTGGAAGGCGCATTGCGGCTGAAGAAGCTGCCGGATCTTTGCAAAAAACACGAGATGCCCGCGATTGCGGTGACCGACAGCAACAACCTGTTCTCGGCGCTGGAGTTTTCGGTGTCGGCCAGTGGCGCAGGGGTGCAGCCTATCATCGGCTGCCAGGTCGATCTGCGGTCTGCCGAGCCTGCCCCGGGCGAGCGGCCCAAACCGCCAGCGCCGCTGGTGCTGCTGGCGCAGAGCGAGACCGGCTATGAGCATCTGATGAAGCTCAATTCCTGCCTCTATCTGCGGCAGGGCAGCGAGCTGCCGCATGTGACGCTGGAGGAGCTGGCGCAATATGCAGGCGATGTGATCTGTCTGAGCGGCGGGCCGGATGGGCCGGTGGGGCGGCTGTTGCAGCAGGGGCAGCGCCCGGCGGCAGAGGCCCTGATGCAGCGGCTGAAAGCGATCTTTCCAGATCGGCTTTATGTGGAGTTGCAGCGCCATCCGGGCGAACACGGCCAGCCTGAAGCTGAACAGCTGACCGAGCGGGGCCATATCGAGATGGCCTATGCGATGGACCTGCCGCTGGTTGCCACCAATGATGTCTATTTCCCCAACACGGAAATGTATGAGGCCCATGATGCGATGATCTGTATCGCGGAAGGCGCCTATGTCGATCAGGTGGAGCCGCGCCGCAGGCTTACCGCGCAGCATTACTTCAAGAGCCAGGAGGAAATGGTCGCGCTGTTTGCCGACCTGCCCGAGGCGCTGGAAAACACCGTGGAGATCGCCAAACGCTGCGCTTTCATGGCCTATCGGCGCGATCCGATCCTGCCGAAGTTTGCCGATGACGAGGTGGCCGAATTGCGCCGCATCGCCAATGAGGGGCTGCAAAAACGTCTCGCCGTGATCCCCCATGCCGTCAGCGTCGAGGAGTATCAGGAGCGGCTGGATTTTGAGCTGGGCATCATCGAGGGGATGGGGTTCCCGGGCTATTTCCTGATCGTTGCGGACTTTATCCAATGGGCCAAGGATCACGACATTCCGGTGGGGCCGGGGCGGGGTTCCGGTGCGGGCTCGCTCGTGGCCTATGCGCTGACGATTACCGACCTTGACCCGCTGCGCTACAGCTTGCTGTTCGAACGCTTTCTCAACCCCGAACGGGTGTCGATGCCCGACTTCGACATCGACTTCTGCATGGATCGCCGCGAAGAGGTGATCAAATACGTGCAGGAGAAATATGGCCGCGACAAGGTGGGGCAGATCATCACCTTTGGCGCGCTGCTGTCGAAGGCGGCGGTGCGCGATATGGGGCGGGTTCTGCAGATGCCCTATGGCCAGGTGGATCGGCTGTCGAAGCTGATCCCGGTCGAAGGCGTGAAACCGATGTCCATCGTGGACAGTCTGCGCGAAGAGCCGCGGCTGCGCGAGGAGGCGGAGAACGAAGAGGTTGTCGACCGGCTGTTGAAATACGGCATGCAGGTTGAGGGGCTGTTGCGATCAGCGGGCACCCACGCGGCGGGCGTGGTGATCGGTGACCGACCACTGGATGCGCTGGTGCCGCTTTACCGCGATCCGCGCTCCGACATGCCCGCCACCCAGTTCAACATGAAATGGGTGGAACAGGCCGGTCTGGTGAAGTTCGACTTCCTCGGCCTGAAGACGCTCACCGTCATTCAGAACGCGATGGACCTGATTTTCCAGTCGGGCCGCGATCTGCATGTCGCCGCCGATGGCACCCAGCTTTATGATCCGCCGGAGGGGGCGGAGAACCAGATCAACGCCATCCCGCTGGACGATGCCGTTACCTATGACCTTTATTCGCGGGCCAAGACGGTGGCGGTATTCCAGGTGGAATCCACCGGCATGATGGACGCGCTGAAGCGCATGAAACCCACCTGTATCGAGGATATCGTGGCGCTGGTGGCGCTCTATCGTCCGGGTCCGATGGAGAACATCCCGGTCTATTGCGAGGTCAAGAATGGACTGCGCAAGATCCAGTCGGTGCATCCGCTGATCGACCATATCCTTGAGGAAACCCAAGGCATTATCGTCTATCAGGAACAGGTGATGCAGATCGCCCAGGTGATGGCGAATTACACGCTGGGCGGCGCCGACCTGCTGCGTCGCGCCATGGGTAAGAAGATCAAGGAGGCGATGGACGCCGAACGCCCCAAATTTGAAAAGGGGGCGGCAGAAAACGGCGTGCCTGCCAAGAAGGCGTCGGAGGTGTTCGACCTTCTGGAGAAATTCGCCAACTACGGCTTCAACAAATCGCACGCGGCGGCCTATGCGGTGGTCAGCTACCAGACCGGCTGGCTGAAGGCGAACCACCCGGTGGAGTTCATGGCTGGCGTCATGAACTGTGATATCCATCTGACGGATAAGCTGGCGATCTATTTCGAAGAGGTCAAAAAAGGCCTGAGCCTGCCCTATGTGCCGCCCTGTGTGAACCGCTCCGAGGCGACATTCAATGTGGTCAAGGGCGAGCTGGTCTATGCGCTGGGCGCGCTGAAAAACGTCGGTGTCGAGGCGATGCGGCTGGTGACAACGGCGCGGCGCGAGAGCGGGCAGGACAAACCCTTTGCCACGCTGTTTGATTTTGCCCGCCGGGTGGATCTGAAAAAGGTCGGCAAGCGTCCGCTGGAAATGCTGGCGCGGGCGGGCGGCTTTGACCAGCTGGACAGCAACCGGCGCCGGGTGTTTGAGAGCCTCGGCGCGCTGGTGGATTATTCCGCCGCTGTGCATGATCAGCGCAATTCCAGCCAGGTCTCGCTGTTTGGCGAGGCGGGCGAGGACCTGCCCGAACCGCGCCTGCCCAACGTGCCCGACTGGCTGCCCGCCGAACGGCTGTCGGAGGAGTTCAAGGCGATTGGTTTCTACCTCTCGGGCCACCCGCTGGACGACTACATGCCTGCGCTCAAACGCAAGGATGTGATGACGCTGGACGAGGTCACGGCCAAGGCCGAGCGCGGTCCCTTCATGGCGAAGATGGCCGGGGTTGTGGCCGGGCGGCAGGAACGCAAATCGGCGCGCGGCAACCGCTTTGCCTTTGCCCAGCTGTCGGACACCAGCGGCGGCTATGAGGTCACGCTGTTTTCCGAAGTGCTGGAGAAATCACGCGAATACCTGGAAACCGGTGCCAAGGTGGTGATCACCGCCGAGGCCACGATGGAAAGCGATCAGCTGAAGCTGCTGGTGCGATCTGTCGGGCCGGTGGATGCGGCGATTGCTGACGCCGGGCGCAGTTCGCTGCGGGTCTATATCTCGCAGGCAAGCGCAGTGGCGACGGTGGCGCAGGTGCTGGAAGACGCCAAGAAAGCCGCCCGCAACGCCTCGCGCGGGGAGGTCTATATGTACCTGCAGGATCCCGGCCTGCCCGGTGACGTTGAGATGGATCTGGGCCAGCCCTTCCCCATCAATCCCCAAATCAAAGGCGCCCTGAAGTCGCTGGACGGGGTGATGGATGTTGAGGAGATTTGA
- the xdhC gene encoding xanthine dehydrogenase accessory protein XdhC — MGFDLQDLRRRIGAHGTVVRVVIAAIRGSSPREVGAAMLVWDDGQSGTIGGGALEHEAAEAARRQLQDGKTRLQSIRALGPDLGQCCGGSVTLWSEIYRAADLDRLDGDVILRALSTELGEPGEPPLGLRRKLALARSQGQRPDAQLADGWLLEPVHRAETPLWIWGAGHVGRALVDVLAPLPDLDITWVDTGPDRFPARIPPSVTMVPAAEPAALVPHAPENARHLVLTYSHALDLALCHALLLRGFAFAGVIGSATKWARFRSRLADLGHRPEQIARLTCPIGDPGLGKHPQMIAVGVAAELLRMGATDELKKDRRA, encoded by the coding sequence ATGGGGTTTGATCTTCAGGATCTGCGCCGCAGGATCGGCGCCCATGGCACGGTGGTGCGGGTGGTGATTGCCGCCATCCGCGGCTCTTCCCCGCGTGAGGTGGGCGCCGCCATGCTGGTCTGGGACGACGGCCAGTCCGGCACCATCGGCGGGGGCGCGCTGGAGCATGAGGCCGCCGAGGCTGCCCGCCGCCAGTTGCAGGATGGCAAGACCCGTTTGCAGTCCATCCGCGCGCTTGGCCCGGATCTGGGGCAATGCTGCGGCGGCTCCGTCACCCTGTGGAGCGAGATCTACCGCGCTGCCGATCTGGACCGGCTGGATGGCGATGTGATCCTGCGCGCCCTGTCCACCGAGCTGGGCGAGCCGGGCGAGCCACCCCTGGGCCTGCGCCGCAAGCTGGCGCTGGCCCGCAGCCAGGGGCAGCGGCCCGACGCGCAGCTGGCCGACGGCTGGCTGCTGGAACCGGTCCATCGTGCCGAAACCCCGCTGTGGATCTGGGGGGCGGGCCATGTCGGCCGCGCTCTGGTTGATGTGCTGGCGCCGCTGCCGGATCTCGACATCACCTGGGTCGATACCGGCCCTGACCGTTTTCCCGCCCGGATCCCGCCCTCAGTCACTATGGTTCCGGCGGCGGAACCTGCGGCACTGGTGCCGCATGCCCCTGAAAATGCACGGCATTTGGTGCTTACCTATTCCCATGCGCTGGATCTGGCGCTATGCCACGCCTTATTGCTGCGCGGCTTTGCCTTTGCCGGGGTGATCGGATCTGCCACCAAATGGGCACGGTTCCGGTCGCGGCTGGCGGATCTTGGCCACCGGCCCGAGCAGATCGCCCGGCTCACCTGCCCGATCGGGGATCCCGGCCTTGGCAAACATCCGCAGATGATTGCGGTCGGGGTCGCGGCAGAGCTCTTGCGGATGGGCGCAACAGACGAGTTGAAGAAGGACAGACGCGCGTGA